One genomic segment of Osmia bicornis bicornis chromosome 16, iOsmBic2.1, whole genome shotgun sequence includes these proteins:
- the LOC114880455 gene encoding uncharacterized protein DDB_G0283357-like isoform X1 produces the protein MEHTRRLLFLAWVAVFWTSALGLQRPPPRYSQQEMPETSFSCRNKIVGSYYADAETDCQVFHVCVSVSGTVQDYKFLCPNDTAFDQESQTCADWYDVDCEAATLYYASDNFDLYRIGSGLESLHYDSIRSDAEPQDHLQRSETSDPVRSSANNLNRISPSYNSNNNNNNRDLRGSNTGNFYNRNGKDDDYENEKSYKDEVSQETKKKTGVRKVSRKQQLNENNYVSSSTPAPAPVANQNTYTGFYSGNNYNQRANGFVQSTSSRPQENYNRNQNGQVYNVPSSTYKPSTNYQNNYNFQSPSTTSKTTIYNAYNQNYNNQQNNGNFGQSTTAKPANYNKNYQSYSNGQFSLPTTLQPSTNYQANDYTNYQRNYNNIQRTNGNNVPYSTTTASPVYDNTYSSNNNGQYRAATSTRQDVAQTTKYFPSFASSSYAPTTYSPATKKYIDNSQAQTVARNTENGQYYEKSSQSIKSSSQYYDSTKTPKKATQYNYDNGKYYTESSTSNYEFARSSVGIGFSPASINHLAETPRSTTPVPRRVSTVTTYNPNSFNSNTQKASQPQTTPRASTYVSGSARPFSSTTRLASSTTQRPKSGKKNDYDYAYYDNTAGLEYDSLDLEHVTGNKESTKIARN, from the exons ATGGAGCACACACGACGTCTCTTGTTCCTTGCATGGG TGGCTGTTTTCTGGACCTCTGCCCTCGGTCTTCAACGACCCCCGCCTAGGTACTCGCAGCAGGAAATGCCGGAGACATCCTTCAGTTGTCGCAACAAGATCGTAGGAAGCTATTACGCGGACGCTGAGACCGACTGCCAAGTGTTTCACGTATGCGTGTCTGTGTCCGGCACCGTTCAGGATTACAA GTTCTTATGCCCGAACGACACAGCCTTCGACCAGGAAAGCCAAACATGCGCCGATTGGTACGACGTGGACTGCGAAGCCGCCACTTTGTACTACGCCAGTGACAATTTCGATTTGTATAGAATCGGATCCGGGTTGGAATCCCTCCATTACGACAGTATACGTAGCGACGCGGAGCCTCAGGATCATCTTCAGCGCAGCGAGACCAGCGACCCTGTTCGCTCGTCCGCCAACAACCTCAACAGAATATCCCCCAGTTACAAttccaacaacaacaacaacaacagagACCTACGCGGCAGCAACACCGGCAATTTTTATAACAGGAACGGTAAAGATGACGATTACGAGAACGAAAAGTCCTACAAGGACGAGGTTTCTCaagagacgaagaagaagactGGAGTGAGGAAAGTCAGTAGGAAGCAGCagctgaatgaaaataattacgtCTCGTCGAGCACACCCGCACCTGCGCCTGTCGCCAATCAGAACACCTACACCGGCTTCTACAGTgggaataattataatcaacgAGCCAATGGCTTCGTCCAGTCGACCAGTTCGAGGCCTCAAGAAAATTATAACAGAAATCAGAATGGACAGGTTTACAATGTACCATCATCCACGTACAAACCCTCCACCAACTATCagaacaattataatttcCAGAGTCCCAGTACGACGTCCAAGACGACCATCTACAACGCCTATAATCAGAATTATAATAATCAACAGAACAATGGTAATTTTGGTCAGAGCACAACCGCGAAGCCGGCTAATTACAACAAGAATTATCAGAGTTACAGCAACGGACAATTTTCACTGCCGACTACTTTGCAGCCGAGTACCAATTACCAGGCGAACGATTACACGAATTATCagagaaattataataatattcaacGCACGAATGGTAATAATGTACCTTATTCGACTACCACCGCTTCGCCTGTTTACGATAACACGTACAGTAGTAATAATAATGGACAATACAGAGCAGCCACGTCTACCAGGCAAGACGTTGCTCAAACTACAAAGTATTTCCCGAGTTTCGCGAGCAGCAGTTACGCGCCTACAACCTACAGCCCGGCTACAAAGAAGTATATAGATAACAGCCAGGCGCAGACTGTGGCCAGGAACACAGAGAACGGGCAGTATTACGAGAAATCTAGCCAGTCGATCAAGAGTTCGTCCCAGTATTACGACAGCACGAAAACTCCGAAAAAGGCTACTCAGTATAATTACGACAACGGGAAATATTATACCGAAAGTAGTACCAGTAATTACGAATTCGCGAGATCGTCCGTTGGGATTGGGTTCAGTCCTGCGAGTATCAATCATTTGGCTGAGACACCGCGATCCACCACTCCAGTGCCAAG AAGAGTTTCTACCGTGACCACGTATAATCCGAATAGCTTCAATTCGAACACGCAAAAAGCATCGCAGCCACAGACGACACCCCGAGCAAGTACGTACGTGAGTGGGTCAGCCAGACCCTTCTCGTCGACGACCAGGCTAGCGAGTAGCACTACGCAACGACCGAAATCCGGCAAGAAGAATGATTACGATTACGCCTACTATGATAACACAGCTGGTCTCGAATACGATAGTTTGGACTTGGAACACGTAACCGGAAATAAGGAATCGACGAAGATCGCGAGGAATTGA
- the LOC114880461 gene encoding holocytochrome c-type synthase — protein MGNVMNFAVSATDVIIPQQRQPQLSKVHHEKHKPEGEPPPECPMHKSAEKKEPPKHISECPIHDMNKDDINPLNMMPAANQHPAPDQPFPLPTDRQVSSIPKATEKTEFWVYPSQQMFWNAMLRKGWRWRNDDISPKDMDDIIKIHNANNEQAWLEVLKWEALHARECSTPKLRSFGGKATQYSPRARIRYWMGYELPFDRHDWIVDRCGKNVRYIIDYYDGGQVDEKYTFALLDVRPAMDSLENIWDRMRVAWMRWRYSNESKESEYATKSQ, from the exons atgggTAACGTAATGAACTTTGCTGTTTCTGCAACTGATGTAATTATACCACAGCAACGACAACCGCAACTTTCAAAAGTTCATCATGAAAAACATAAACCCGAAGGAGAACCTCCACCAGAGTGTCCTATGCATAAATCGGCAGAGAAAAAAGAACCTCCTAAACATATTAGCGAATGTCCAATACACGACATGAACAAAGATGACATTAATCCCCTCAACATG ATGCCTGCGGCTAATCAACACCCAGCGCCGGATCAACCTTTTCCACTGCCCACGGACAGACAAGTTTCATCTATACCTAAAGCAACCGAGAAAACTGAATTTTGGGTATATCCTTCTCAACAAATGTTTTGGAACGCGATGCTTAGGAAAGGATGGCGTTGGAGAAACGACGACATATCGCCTAAAGATATGGATGATATTATAAAGATTCACAATGCTAACAACGAACAAGCTTGGCTAGAAGTTCTCAAGTGGGAGGCGCTTCACGCAAGAGAATGCAGTACTCCAAAACTGCGCAGCTTTGGTGGGAAAGCCACACAGTATTCACCGCGTGCACGGATTCGATATTGGATGGG GTACGAATTGCCATTCGATCGTCATGACTGGATCGTGGACAGATGCGGGAAGAATGTACGGTACATTATAGACTACTACGACGGTGGTCAAGTGGACGAAAAGTATACGTTCGCTTTGCTAGACGTTAGGCCAGCTATGGATTCTTTGGAAAATATCTGGGATCGCATGCGAGTTGCGTGGATGCGTTGGAGATATAGCAACGAGTCTAAGGAATCGGAGTACGCGACGAAATCGCAATAA
- the LOC114880462 gene encoding probable histone-lysine N-methyltransferase set-23, translated as MEASACPDDYEHPIPGVMYIVNNIPGPGIDIEDFESEYSVGCSCTSQCTDCSCTRGFPNYINGRIIDEKLSGPILECNSCCTCGQDCGNRLVQNGPLNSLKVLEASNKGLGLFTAKLIKRGQFICEYAGEVIGIDEARYRFEANKNSMNYVLVVSEHIGDENIVTCIDPKYFGNIGRYANHSCEPNTNIVPIRVEGTTPRLCLFACRDIEAGEEITFSYADGIANSVRNFSETRCLCGSSNCVGYLPHNSI; from the coding sequence ATGGAGGCAAGTGCTTGTCCCGACGACTACGAGCACCCGATACCTGGTGTTATGTACATAGTAAATAATATACCAGGTCCTGGAATAGATATAGAAGATTTTGAATCGGAATACTCGGTAGGTTGTTCGTGTACGAGCCAGTGCACCGACTGTTCGTGTACACGTGGCTTTCCTAATTATATCAATGGTCGTATAATAGATGAGAAATTATCAGGTCCTATACTCGAATGTAATTCTTGCTGCACCTGCGGCCAAGATTGCGGCAATAGATTGGTGCAGAACGGTCCATTGAATAGTTTAAAGGTACTCGAAGCTAGTAACAAAGGTCTTGGTCTTTTCACTGCTAAGTTGATTAAGAGAGGTCAATTTATTTGCGAATACGCTGGTGAAGTGATCGGTATCGACGAAGCTCGTTATCGGTTCGAGGCGAATAAAAATAGTATGAATTATGTTCTGGTGGTCTCTGAACATATAGGAGATGAAAATATCGTAACGTGTATAGATCCTAAGTATTTCGGTAACATTGGACGTTACGCTAATCACAGTTGCGAACCAAATACGAATATCGTACCTATAAGAGTTGAAGGAACGACACCTCGTTTATGTTTATTCGCCTGTAGAGATATCGAAGCCGGGGAGGAGATAACATTTAGCTATGCTGACGGAATTGCCAATTCCGTCCGTAATTTTAGTGAAACGCGCTGCCTTTGCGGTTCCAGCAACTGTGTTGGCTACCTGCCtcataattctatttaa
- the LOC114880455 gene encoding uncharacterized protein DDB_G0283357-like isoform X2 produces the protein MEHTRRLLFLAWVAVFWTSALGLQRPPPRYSQQEMPETSFSCRNKIVGSYYADAETDCQVFHVCVSVSGTVQDYKFLCPNDTAFDQESQTCADWYDVDCEAATLYYASDNFDLYRIGSGLESLHYDSIRSDAEPQDHLQRSETSDPVRSSANNLNRISPSYNSNNNNNNRDLRGSNTGNFYNRNGKDDDYENEKSYKDEVSQETKKKTGVRKVSRKQQLNENNYVSSSTPAPAPVANQNTYTGFYSGNNYNQRANGFVQSTSSRPQENYNRNQNGQVYNVPSSTYKPSTNYQNNYNFQSPSTTSKTTIYNAYNQNYNNQQNNGNFGQSTTAKPANYNKNYQSYSNGQFSLPTTLQPSTNYQANDYTNYQRNYNNIQRTNGNNVPYSTTTASPVYDNTYSSNNNGQYRAATSTRQDVAQTTKYFPSFASSSYAPTTYSPATKKYIDNSQAQTVARNTENGQYYEKSSQSIKSSSQYYDSTKTPKKATQYNYDNGKYYTESSTSNYEFARSSVGIGFSPASINHLAETPRSTTPVPRVSTVTTYNPNSFNSNTQKASQPQTTPRASTYVSGSARPFSSTTRLASSTTQRPKSGKKNDYDYAYYDNTAGLEYDSLDLEHVTGNKESTKIARN, from the exons ATGGAGCACACACGACGTCTCTTGTTCCTTGCATGGG TGGCTGTTTTCTGGACCTCTGCCCTCGGTCTTCAACGACCCCCGCCTAGGTACTCGCAGCAGGAAATGCCGGAGACATCCTTCAGTTGTCGCAACAAGATCGTAGGAAGCTATTACGCGGACGCTGAGACCGACTGCCAAGTGTTTCACGTATGCGTGTCTGTGTCCGGCACCGTTCAGGATTACAA GTTCTTATGCCCGAACGACACAGCCTTCGACCAGGAAAGCCAAACATGCGCCGATTGGTACGACGTGGACTGCGAAGCCGCCACTTTGTACTACGCCAGTGACAATTTCGATTTGTATAGAATCGGATCCGGGTTGGAATCCCTCCATTACGACAGTATACGTAGCGACGCGGAGCCTCAGGATCATCTTCAGCGCAGCGAGACCAGCGACCCTGTTCGCTCGTCCGCCAACAACCTCAACAGAATATCCCCCAGTTACAAttccaacaacaacaacaacaacagagACCTACGCGGCAGCAACACCGGCAATTTTTATAACAGGAACGGTAAAGATGACGATTACGAGAACGAAAAGTCCTACAAGGACGAGGTTTCTCaagagacgaagaagaagactGGAGTGAGGAAAGTCAGTAGGAAGCAGCagctgaatgaaaataattacgtCTCGTCGAGCACACCCGCACCTGCGCCTGTCGCCAATCAGAACACCTACACCGGCTTCTACAGTgggaataattataatcaacgAGCCAATGGCTTCGTCCAGTCGACCAGTTCGAGGCCTCAAGAAAATTATAACAGAAATCAGAATGGACAGGTTTACAATGTACCATCATCCACGTACAAACCCTCCACCAACTATCagaacaattataatttcCAGAGTCCCAGTACGACGTCCAAGACGACCATCTACAACGCCTATAATCAGAATTATAATAATCAACAGAACAATGGTAATTTTGGTCAGAGCACAACCGCGAAGCCGGCTAATTACAACAAGAATTATCAGAGTTACAGCAACGGACAATTTTCACTGCCGACTACTTTGCAGCCGAGTACCAATTACCAGGCGAACGATTACACGAATTATCagagaaattataataatattcaacGCACGAATGGTAATAATGTACCTTATTCGACTACCACCGCTTCGCCTGTTTACGATAACACGTACAGTAGTAATAATAATGGACAATACAGAGCAGCCACGTCTACCAGGCAAGACGTTGCTCAAACTACAAAGTATTTCCCGAGTTTCGCGAGCAGCAGTTACGCGCCTACAACCTACAGCCCGGCTACAAAGAAGTATATAGATAACAGCCAGGCGCAGACTGTGGCCAGGAACACAGAGAACGGGCAGTATTACGAGAAATCTAGCCAGTCGATCAAGAGTTCGTCCCAGTATTACGACAGCACGAAAACTCCGAAAAAGGCTACTCAGTATAATTACGACAACGGGAAATATTATACCGAAAGTAGTACCAGTAATTACGAATTCGCGAGATCGTCCGTTGGGATTGGGTTCAGTCCTGCGAGTATCAATCATTTGGCTGAGACACCGCGATCCACCACTCCAGTGCCAAG AGTTTCTACCGTGACCACGTATAATCCGAATAGCTTCAATTCGAACACGCAAAAAGCATCGCAGCCACAGACGACACCCCGAGCAAGTACGTACGTGAGTGGGTCAGCCAGACCCTTCTCGTCGACGACCAGGCTAGCGAGTAGCACTACGCAACGACCGAAATCCGGCAAGAAGAATGATTACGATTACGCCTACTATGATAACACAGCTGGTCTCGAATACGATAGTTTGGACTTGGAACACGTAACCGGAAATAAGGAATCGACGAAGATCGCGAGGAATTGA